The following proteins are co-located in the Leptospira weilii genome:
- a CDS encoding PQQ-dependent sugar dehydrogenase — protein sequence MFFTIEFDPSCFIQIKSNIVQNPFSKSIVSFLRSRNVFQRIRKISIYILVSGALVLTNGCERIQNILVEVLGASDKYKAEGNTNLLQPIYSGKDEIKEKISISLKEVSAGFRQPTDIQFPPGETEIFLITEQKGKLRWGKVRKNETGTLLTLNVLSVSEQGLLGLAFHPDFAKNGKLYLNYVLKVNGKDTSRVSEWVVSSPKDLVNSKITSERVIMEVIQPYPNHNAGQLAFGPDQYLYVGWGDGGWMGDPKKNGQNPKTFLGSMLRIDVNSTENGKGYKVPQDNPFIKDSCCVPETFAYGFRNPWRYSFDPKGRLILADVGQDLWEEINIVERGKNYGWNIREASHCFDPKQNCREEGLTDPIYEYGREEGQSITGGYVYSNPEISDLNGKYVFADFVSGRIWALELPEQLGQPAKKVYTLGKWPLLISSFGRDSAGKVYVSDFGSGKIYRIDPK from the coding sequence ATGTTTTTTACAATCGAATTCGACCCGTCCTGTTTCATTCAAATAAAATCAAATATCGTTCAGAATCCGTTCTCAAAATCTATCGTAAGCTTTTTAAGATCTAGGAACGTTTTTCAGCGGATTCGAAAAATTTCCATTTATATTCTTGTTTCGGGCGCCCTGGTTTTGACGAACGGTTGCGAACGAATTCAAAATATTCTCGTGGAAGTTTTAGGAGCGTCTGACAAGTATAAGGCGGAAGGAAATACGAATCTTCTTCAGCCCATTTATTCCGGGAAAGACGAGATCAAGGAAAAAATTTCTATCTCTCTCAAAGAAGTATCTGCCGGTTTCAGGCAGCCTACGGATATACAGTTTCCGCCGGGAGAAACAGAAATTTTTTTGATTACCGAACAAAAGGGTAAACTTCGTTGGGGTAAAGTTCGTAAAAATGAAACCGGAACATTATTGACTTTGAATGTTCTTTCGGTATCGGAACAAGGTTTGCTTGGCCTTGCGTTTCATCCCGATTTTGCAAAGAACGGAAAACTCTATCTCAATTACGTTTTGAAAGTGAACGGAAAAGATACGAGTCGCGTCAGCGAATGGGTTGTGTCTTCTCCGAAAGATTTAGTGAATTCTAAAATTACTTCCGAACGGGTTATCATGGAAGTGATTCAGCCTTACCCGAATCACAATGCGGGACAACTTGCGTTTGGTCCGGATCAGTATCTCTACGTAGGTTGGGGGGACGGAGGTTGGATGGGCGATCCAAAGAAAAATGGACAGAACCCCAAAACGTTTTTAGGAAGTATGCTCCGTATAGACGTAAACTCAACGGAAAATGGAAAGGGTTATAAGGTTCCTCAGGATAATCCGTTTATAAAAGATTCCTGCTGTGTTCCGGAGACATTCGCATACGGTTTTCGAAACCCTTGGAGATACAGCTTTGATCCCAAAGGAAGATTGATTCTTGCGGATGTCGGACAAGATCTTTGGGAAGAGATCAATATAGTAGAACGTGGAAAAAATTACGGATGGAACATTAGGGAAGCGAGTCATTGCTTTGATCCGAAGCAGAATTGTAGAGAAGAAGGTCTAACCGATCCGATTTACGAGTACGGTCGCGAAGAAGGACAATCGATCACAGGTGGTTATGTGTATTCGAATCCAGAAATTTCAGATTTGAACGGAAAATACGTTTTTGCGGACTTTGTTTCCGGCAGAATTTGGGCGTTGGAACTTCCAGAGCAATTGGGCCAACCCGCAAAAAAAGTTTATACACTTGGAAAATGGCCGCTACTCATTTCCTCCTTTGGAAGAGATTCAGCCGGAAAAGTATATGTAAGCGATTTTGGGAGTGGAAAAATTTATCGGATCGATCCGAAGTAA
- a CDS encoding lipoyl domain-containing protein → MKSKSNIFELVTPDLGDTDKIELVHWNVKLGDSVEPGQEILELVTDKACFPMESPVKGKLTQIIKEKGSIVRKAEVLGILELFESK, encoded by the coding sequence ATGAAATCAAAATCTAACATTTTTGAATTGGTCACACCCGACCTTGGAGATACGGATAAGATCGAACTCGTCCACTGGAACGTGAAGTTAGGAGATTCAGTGGAACCAGGTCAGGAAATTTTAGAGCTCGTTACCGATAAGGCATGTTTCCCTATGGAGTCTCCCGTGAAAGGCAAACTAACACAAATCATAAAAGAGAAAGGATCGATTGTCCGTAAGGCCGAAGTTTTGGGAATCTTAGAACTTTTCGAATCCAAATGA
- a CDS encoding metallophosphoesterase family protein produces the protein MKILHLSDLHFPTSIPFFQLKGKMFVGYLNYNLRRKKKYPKNIWDSILNFICETNPDAIVISGDITNVSHEEEFKAALKTLSELPREKVFYIPGNHDRYVRQSVGENAFYEKYFSKLSGESISNNAHYIRIKKIKDLHFVGWDSSIPLSILNAYGRIRPEVVIQTKKTLFERKIRNYVLVCHHPIWNPANRQETVHHKLLNREEIASLLKEQPPLVYLHGHVHTNWVKFPGNELPYYVVNSASSTRLSDTTHESGFHLLEIQKQNVKIQRYTYNLEKSKFTETPLVSYSEKE, from the coding sequence ATGAAAATCCTTCATCTTTCAGATTTACATTTTCCGACTTCGATTCCATTCTTTCAACTCAAGGGAAAGATGTTTGTGGGATACTTAAATTATAATCTTAGAAGAAAGAAAAAATATCCTAAGAATATTTGGGACTCGATTTTAAACTTCATTTGCGAAACGAATCCTGATGCGATCGTCATATCGGGAGATATTACCAACGTATCCCACGAGGAGGAATTCAAAGCGGCCTTAAAAACGTTAAGCGAACTTCCTCGGGAGAAGGTTTTTTATATTCCGGGAAATCACGATCGTTATGTGAGACAATCCGTGGGGGAAAACGCTTTTTACGAAAAGTATTTCTCCAAACTTTCGGGAGAATCGATTTCCAATAATGCGCATTATATTCGAATCAAAAAGATCAAAGACCTTCACTTTGTAGGTTGGGATTCTAGTATTCCTCTTTCGATTCTAAACGCTTACGGAAGAATTCGGCCGGAAGTAGTCATACAAACGAAGAAAACTCTTTTTGAAAGGAAAATTCGAAATTACGTTCTCGTATGTCATCATCCGATTTGGAATCCGGCGAATAGACAGGAAACCGTACATCATAAATTGCTAAATCGGGAAGAGATCGCTTCCTTATTAAAGGAACAACCTCCGCTTGTTTATCTACACGGTCATGTACACACGAATTGGGTGAAATTTCCAGGAAATGAATTGCCTTATTACGTGGTAAATTCCGCCTCAAGCACACGTCTTTCCGATACAACACATGAGAGCGGATTTCATCTGTTGGAAATTCAAAAGCAGAATGTAAAAATTCAAAGATATACTTACAATTTGGAAAAGTCTAAATTTACGGAAACCCCTCTGGTTTCCTATTCAGAAAAGGAATAA
- a CDS encoding Mrp/NBP35 family ATP-binding protein, with translation MTTIEAAKIQRELTKIKHPELKKDIVSLGMIGSLDIQEGETNILLKTPNQDRRVQIGLEAQIRQILTKLEGIGKVKIKFEVDPKLVLDDSNKIPGVMNVIAIGSGKGGVGKSTVTVNLAAVAASLGYKVGVLDADIYGPSIGKMFGVNGRVALKAEEDKIYPLIKDGIKLISFSFLIDEKQPVVWRGPMLGKAVEQFLYDIVWDELDYLFIDLPPGTGDVQLSLAQLIDLNGAVIVTTPQSVALLDATRASAMFSQVKVPILGVVENMSEFICPKCGHASAIFSKGGGQKLAESSEASFLGGIPLTMDIMNGGEDGSPVVLKDKEGPVYQAYKTIFDNLNEEIKKWE, from the coding sequence ATGACAACGATTGAAGCGGCTAAAATTCAAAGAGAATTGACCAAAATCAAACATCCGGAACTCAAAAAAGATATCGTCTCTCTCGGTATGATCGGATCTCTCGATATCCAAGAAGGGGAAACGAATATTCTTCTCAAAACCCCGAACCAAGATAGAAGGGTTCAGATCGGTCTGGAAGCACAGATCCGTCAGATTCTCACCAAACTGGAAGGAATCGGAAAAGTGAAGATTAAATTCGAAGTGGATCCCAAACTTGTTCTCGATGATTCCAATAAGATTCCGGGTGTTATGAATGTGATCGCAATTGGTTCCGGGAAAGGCGGAGTCGGTAAGTCGACTGTTACGGTGAACCTTGCTGCAGTTGCGGCCTCGCTCGGATACAAGGTTGGGGTTTTAGACGCGGATATTTACGGACCCTCGATCGGAAAAATGTTCGGAGTCAACGGAAGAGTCGCGTTGAAAGCCGAAGAAGATAAAATTTATCCTCTGATAAAAGACGGAATCAAACTCATTTCGTTCTCCTTTTTGATCGATGAAAAACAGCCGGTTGTCTGGAGAGGACCGATGCTTGGAAAAGCTGTGGAACAATTTCTCTATGACATTGTATGGGATGAACTTGATTATCTTTTTATCGATCTTCCGCCAGGAACGGGAGACGTTCAACTTTCACTCGCTCAGTTGATTGATTTAAACGGCGCCGTGATTGTAACCACACCTCAATCGGTCGCACTTTTGGATGCAACTCGAGCTTCTGCAATGTTCTCTCAAGTGAAAGTTCCGATACTTGGGGTTGTTGAAAATATGAGTGAGTTCATTTGTCCCAAGTGCGGACACGCTTCTGCCATATTTAGTAAAGGTGGAGGGCAGAAATTAGCCGAATCATCCGAAGCAAGTTTTCTTGGTGGCATTCCTCTTACAATGGACATCATGAATGGTGGAGAAGATGGTAGTCCTGTTGTACTCAAGGATAAAGAGGGCCCCGTATATCAAGCTTACAAAACTATATTTGATAACTTAAATGAGGAAATAAAAAAGTGGGAATAA
- a CDS encoding UbiX family flavin prenyltransferase, producing the protein MRLVLGMAGASGSIYAERFVKALLTIEGTTFLICSPASLRVFREEMECKVSSPKELLDFIISKYKIQNTSHVFEIRNFADIGADIGSGSNFWKGMVILPCSMKTIASINAGMTENLIERAADVTLKEKRTLLLVPREAPYNRIHLKNMLELHDAGGIILPASPGFYQMPKTLEDLGDFISERIFRLLGMELDLYPRWTPRNSLEIDGK; encoded by the coding sequence ATGAGACTTGTTTTAGGAATGGCCGGAGCGAGCGGTTCCATCTACGCCGAAAGATTTGTCAAAGCTCTTCTTACGATCGAAGGGACTACCTTCCTCATTTGCAGCCCAGCTTCTCTTAGAGTATTCCGGGAGGAAATGGAATGTAAGGTTTCCTCGCCGAAAGAACTTTTAGACTTTATAATTTCGAAATATAAGATTCAGAATACTTCTCATGTGTTTGAAATCCGCAATTTCGCTGATATAGGAGCGGATATCGGTTCGGGTTCCAATTTTTGGAAAGGAATGGTGATTCTTCCCTGTTCCATGAAAACAATCGCTTCGATTAATGCGGGTATGACAGAGAATCTTATCGAAAGAGCGGCCGATGTTACTTTGAAAGAAAAAAGGACTCTTTTGCTCGTTCCCAGAGAAGCTCCTTACAATCGGATTCACTTGAAAAATATGCTGGAACTTCATGACGCGGGCGGAATCATCCTTCCCGCTTCTCCCGGATTTTATCAGATGCCTAAAACACTGGAGGATTTGGGGGATTTCATCAGCGAAAGAATTTTTAGGCTTTTAGGTATGGAATTGGACCTATATCCACGATGGACTCCTCGCAACAGCCTTGAGATAGATGGAAAATAA
- a CDS encoding 4-hydroxybenzoate octaprenyltransferase: MNTSLTSLKQYGSLIKFSHTLFALPFAGIAFILAFLKTHGKSVLDWTILSILILLSMVFARSAAMGFNRIVDTDIDAQNERTKKREIPAGKISKRSAILFVVLSSLGFFIASWFINPMTWRLSFPTLIILLGYSLSKRFTWLCHFILGFSIGLAPLATWVAIREEIVLEPILWTIGLAFNLAGFDILYALQDQDFDRKEGLYSIPAKFGRKNSLSIAIVSHVFCICFLFAAGIVSNLGPIFLIFLVATGYLLFQEHKIARASGENLLPAKFYQLHSYISLILFMGLLSDRIFYLAILDGKEYLK, translated from the coding sequence ATGAACACATCACTAACCTCCCTAAAGCAATATGGAAGTCTCATCAAATTTTCTCATACACTGTTCGCTCTCCCCTTTGCAGGAATCGCATTTATTCTTGCTTTCTTAAAGACGCACGGAAAGTCCGTTTTGGATTGGACGATTCTTTCGATTCTTATTTTGCTTTCGATGGTTTTTGCAAGGTCCGCGGCGATGGGTTTCAATCGAATCGTGGACACGGACATAGACGCACAAAACGAACGCACCAAAAAACGAGAAATTCCAGCGGGAAAAATTTCAAAACGTTCCGCGATATTGTTCGTCGTTTTGTCTTCTTTAGGATTTTTTATTGCGAGCTGGTTCATCAATCCCATGACCTGGCGACTTTCTTTTCCAACTCTTATAATTCTTCTGGGATATTCTCTTTCAAAAAGATTTACTTGGCTCTGCCATTTCATTTTAGGCTTTTCAATCGGTTTGGCGCCTCTTGCAACTTGGGTCGCGATACGAGAAGAAATCGTTTTAGAGCCGATTCTGTGGACAATCGGACTTGCTTTCAACCTCGCAGGGTTTGATATTCTTTACGCTCTTCAAGATCAGGATTTCGATCGAAAGGAAGGTCTTTATTCGATTCCTGCAAAGTTCGGAAGGAAAAATTCTCTTTCCATCGCAATCGTAAGCCACGTTTTTTGCATCTGCTTTTTATTTGCGGCGGGAATCGTTTCGAATCTCGGACCGATCTTTTTAATTTTTTTGGTGGCTACGGGATACCTCCTATTTCAAGAACATAAAATCGCAAGGGCTTCCGGAGAGAATCTTCTTCCTGCAAAATTCTATCAGCTTCATTCTTACATATCCTTGATTCTTTTCATGGGATTATTGTCGGATCGGATTTTTTATCTTGCGATTCTCGACGGCAAAGAGTACTTAAAATGA
- the ychF gene encoding redox-regulated ATPase YchF — protein MSLNCGIVGLPNVGKSTIFNALTKAGAQMENYPFCTIEPNKGIVEVPDSRLDRLAEIAKPQKVVPAIIEFVDIAGLVKGASQGEGLGNKFLSHIREVDAICHVVRAFEDENVTHVHGKINPVDDAAVVNMELIFADLDSADKQFQRISKNAKNGNKEAQEQTLVLEKILTLLKAGKPARLASLKDEEKKIARGFQLITLKPVMYVANIADKDAAKKDTPLLTQIKQMAKEENAELVILCGRFEEEISGLNRNEQLDFLKEIGETESGLDRMIKTAYKLLGLITFFTAGEMEVRAWTTSWNSTGPKAASVIHSDFEKAFIRAEVMSYEDLDRAGTQTKVKEEGKLRIEGKEYIVQDGDVVYFRINA, from the coding sequence ATGAGTCTGAATTGCGGTATTGTCGGCCTTCCCAACGTAGGTAAATCTACTATTTTCAACGCCCTTACAAAAGCGGGTGCGCAGATGGAAAATTATCCGTTTTGTACCATCGAACCTAACAAAGGAATTGTGGAAGTTCCCGATTCAAGACTGGATCGACTCGCGGAAATCGCAAAACCTCAAAAGGTCGTTCCCGCTATCATAGAATTTGTGGACATTGCCGGTCTTGTCAAAGGCGCCAGCCAAGGAGAAGGTCTTGGTAATAAATTTCTTTCCCATATCCGAGAAGTGGATGCGATTTGTCACGTTGTGCGTGCTTTCGAAGATGAAAATGTTACCCACGTTCACGGGAAAATAAATCCTGTGGACGACGCCGCAGTTGTAAACATGGAATTGATTTTCGCGGATTTAGACAGTGCGGACAAACAGTTTCAAAGAATTTCAAAAAATGCGAAGAACGGAAACAAAGAAGCGCAGGAACAAACTTTGGTTCTCGAAAAAATCTTAACCCTTTTAAAGGCCGGGAAACCCGCGAGACTCGCCTCATTGAAAGACGAGGAAAAAAAGATCGCAAGAGGTTTTCAATTGATTACTTTAAAACCGGTTATGTATGTGGCAAACATCGCGGATAAGGACGCTGCAAAAAAAGATACTCCTTTGCTTACTCAAATCAAACAGATGGCAAAGGAAGAAAACGCCGAGCTCGTGATTCTATGCGGCCGTTTTGAAGAAGAGATTTCTGGTTTGAACCGTAATGAACAACTCGACTTTTTAAAAGAGATCGGAGAAACCGAAAGCGGCCTAGATCGTATGATTAAAACCGCATATAAACTTCTCGGTTTGATCACGTTTTTTACAGCCGGGGAAATGGAAGTGAGAGCTTGGACGACTTCTTGGAACAGTACCGGACCTAAAGCGGCTTCTGTGATTCATTCCGATTTTGAAAAGGCATTCATTCGTGCCGAGGTTATGAGTTATGAAGACTTGGACAGAGCCGGAACTCAAACAAAAGTAAAGGAAGAAGGCAAACTTCGAATCGAAGGAAAAGAATACATCGTACAGGACGGAGACGTTGTCTATTTTCGAATCAACGCTTGA
- the mutY gene encoding A/G-specific adenine glycosylase, which yields MKSKTNSNDSKLLIELREKLLSWFQKNKRELPFRINKNAYRIWVSEIMLQQTRVAAMLPIYETFLKRFPDPKALQDASEEEVMKYWKGLGYYSRARNLKKGAGLLIEKYEGRFPECYEEALTIPGVGSYTASAVLSIAYGKPYAVLDGNVKRVLSRLFLIESDPNSSSTNQVLRDLAQKFLTPNAPGDHNEAMMELGALVCIPVPNCSVCPFENHCEAKRVGKEKEIPATKSVENWVDLDLNFLFLKSSGSILLVKYTTRRFFKTIYSLPFRLEGKHPYEKDEWVEELFADSRVIQNSLRSRHSITNHRIRLKFSELDEKNVVRIEKSLQKRKDIQFKWVNESELKEEFPSSISGKLIRLRNKNKKQPELPVGNL from the coding sequence GTGAAATCTAAAACAAACTCCAACGACTCAAAACTTCTGATCGAACTCAGAGAAAAGCTGCTTTCTTGGTTTCAAAAAAATAAAAGAGAGCTTCCTTTTCGAATCAATAAAAACGCCTATCGAATTTGGGTGAGCGAGATCATGCTTCAGCAGACTCGGGTCGCGGCGATGCTTCCGATTTACGAAACATTCTTAAAAAGATTTCCGGATCCGAAAGCGCTACAAGACGCGTCGGAAGAAGAAGTGATGAAATACTGGAAAGGACTCGGTTATTATTCGCGGGCCCGAAATTTAAAAAAGGGAGCGGGGCTTCTTATTGAAAAATACGAAGGCCGTTTTCCTGAATGTTATGAAGAAGCTCTTACGATTCCCGGAGTGGGAAGCTACACAGCCTCCGCTGTTTTGTCAATAGCTTATGGAAAACCCTATGCCGTTTTGGACGGGAATGTGAAACGAGTATTATCGAGACTGTTTCTGATCGAATCCGATCCTAATTCAAGTTCCACCAATCAGGTTCTTAGAGACCTAGCTCAAAAATTTTTAACACCTAATGCCCCTGGAGATCATAACGAAGCGATGATGGAATTGGGTGCGCTTGTTTGTATTCCAGTTCCGAATTGTTCCGTGTGTCCATTCGAAAATCATTGTGAAGCAAAAAGGGTCGGAAAAGAAAAGGAAATTCCGGCAACTAAATCGGTGGAGAATTGGGTAGATTTGGACCTCAACTTTCTTTTTTTGAAATCGTCCGGTAGTATTCTTTTGGTCAAATATACAACTCGAAGATTTTTCAAGACCATCTATTCATTGCCGTTTCGATTGGAAGGGAAACATCCTTATGAAAAGGACGAATGGGTGGAAGAGTTATTCGCCGATTCCAGAGTGATACAGAATTCTCTGCGATCAAGGCATTCCATCACTAATCATCGGATTCGATTGAAGTTCAGCGAACTCGATGAAAAGAACGTTGTTCGAATCGAAAAAAGTCTTCAAAAGAGAAAGGATATCCAATTCAAATGGGTAAACGAATCAGAGCTTAAGGAAGAATTTCCGTCTTCTATATCTGGAAAATTGATCAGGCTCAGAAATAAAAACAAAAAACAACCGGAACTTCCGGTGGGAAATTTATGA
- a CDS encoding UbiD family decarboxylase — protein MKLRSTAEFIKALQKQKELLVIEEEVDPVLELAEIQRRVVSKRGPAILFKNVKGSRFSVATNLYGSEKRMKIAFGEDPIKFVQKIAHTIQHILPPTPAKIWALRNVAFQALRVGLKKVNAAPVLENTLYSLHELPTIKSWPKDGGNFVTLPLVYTESPKTGKGNLGMYRIQIHGPMETGMHIQIHRGGGNHYYEAEKEGQPLPVHIYAGGPPGLTIAAVAPLPEEISELILASLLLGEKLKIKRDKNVSSLPIVADADFLIQGIIPPKIRKPEGPFGDHYGYYALKHDYPIVQVQKIYHRKDAIWPATVVGRPPQEDHWIAEYLQDLLSPLFPVVMPAVKGIWAYEESGVHSLAAAIVKERYQGEAFTGALRILGEGQLSLTKVLLITDQNVNLKNFRETFITVLERINPITDVHIFANISQDTLDYTGPAVNQGSKAIFLGSGKKKNDLKNRFKGNFVHSSFKDPKVPYPGVLVVSGPRYKMKDGIPSKLLKEKSIRYFLFVFLVDDSEDATRSDHDFIWSIFTRFEPAGDIYADTKLIRNHPALHPPIVIDCRMKTWYPPLTEADAKTIRKVDDRFGRLIDSL, from the coding sequence ATGAAACTTCGATCCACAGCGGAATTTATAAAGGCATTACAAAAACAAAAGGAACTCCTCGTCATAGAAGAGGAAGTGGATCCAGTATTAGAATTAGCTGAAATTCAAAGAAGGGTTGTTTCTAAAAGAGGACCGGCAATTCTTTTTAAAAACGTAAAAGGCTCCCGCTTTAGCGTTGCGACTAACCTCTACGGTTCCGAAAAAAGAATGAAAATCGCGTTTGGAGAGGATCCAATCAAGTTCGTACAAAAGATTGCACATACGATCCAGCATATTCTTCCACCAACCCCAGCTAAGATTTGGGCTTTGAGAAATGTTGCGTTTCAAGCACTACGAGTCGGACTCAAAAAAGTAAACGCGGCTCCGGTTCTTGAAAACACATTATATTCTTTGCATGAACTTCCTACAATCAAGTCCTGGCCGAAAGACGGAGGAAATTTCGTTACTCTTCCTTTGGTTTATACGGAAAGTCCAAAGACCGGAAAGGGAAATCTGGGAATGTATCGAATCCAAATTCACGGACCTATGGAAACCGGAATGCATATTCAGATTCACAGAGGGGGAGGTAATCATTACTACGAGGCCGAAAAGGAAGGTCAACCTCTTCCAGTGCATATTTATGCGGGAGGTCCTCCTGGTTTGACAATCGCCGCTGTGGCTCCTTTGCCCGAGGAAATTAGCGAGCTGATTCTCGCTTCGCTTTTGTTAGGCGAAAAGCTCAAAATCAAACGAGACAAGAATGTTTCTTCTCTTCCGATCGTAGCGGACGCGGACTTTCTGATCCAGGGTATAATTCCTCCTAAAATTCGAAAGCCGGAAGGGCCGTTCGGAGATCACTACGGCTATTACGCGTTAAAGCACGATTATCCGATCGTCCAGGTTCAAAAAATCTATCATCGTAAAGACGCAATTTGGCCTGCGACTGTGGTAGGTCGTCCTCCTCAGGAAGATCATTGGATCGCCGAATACCTCCAAGATCTTTTATCTCCATTATTTCCCGTGGTAATGCCCGCGGTGAAAGGAATTTGGGCTTACGAAGAATCCGGAGTGCATTCTCTTGCGGCCGCTATAGTTAAGGAAAGATACCAAGGGGAGGCATTCACAGGTGCGCTTCGAATTTTAGGAGAAGGGCAACTTTCTCTTACAAAGGTATTACTCATAACGGATCAGAACGTGAATTTGAAAAATTTTAGAGAAACGTTTATTACGGTATTAGAAAGAATAAATCCAATTACCGATGTTCATATTTTTGCGAACATCTCTCAGGATACGCTTGATTATACGGGACCCGCTGTGAACCAAGGAAGTAAAGCAATCTTTTTGGGTTCTGGTAAAAAGAAAAACGATTTAAAAAACCGATTCAAAGGAAATTTCGTACATTCTTCCTTTAAGGATCCGAAGGTTCCCTACCCGGGAGTTTTGGTCGTTTCCGGGCCTAGATACAAAATGAAAGACGGAATCCCTTCCAAACTTTTGAAGGAAAAGTCAATCCGATATTTTCTATTTGTATTCCTTGTGGACGACTCGGAAGACGCGACCCGTTCCGATCACGATTTTATCTGGTCGATCTTTACCCGTTTTGAACCTGCCGGAGATATTTATGCGGATACGAAATTAATCCGAAATCATCCTGCATTGCACCCTCCGATCGTGATCGATTGTAGAATGAAAACCTGGTATCCTCCTTTGACCGAAGCGGACGCAAAGACGATTCGAAAAGTAGATGATAGATTTGGTAGACTGATAGACTCTCTTTAA
- the rfaD gene encoding ADP-glyceromanno-heptose 6-epimerase, whose translation MTKKRCIVTGGAGLIGSNLIQELNRQGIEDILVVDHLGTSSKWKNLIGKKYSDYLEKENFLDSSVRSSLLKDYDVLFHLGACSSTTETDASYLIKNNFEYTKLLANESLKSGVRFIYASSAATYGDGANGYDDKAPIDSLKPLNMYGYSKHMFDLYAHKHGLSNKITGIKYFNVFGYGEGHKEDMRSVVLKGYEQIKKEGKIRLFKSYKTEYKDGEQKRDFLYVKDAAKITAYLAFGDHGGLYNLGRGIAETWNDLVSAIFDTLKLPKNIEYIEMPEALKAKYQYYTCADTTKLLKTGYSEGFTQLKEAVREYVTLLQEEEGT comes from the coding sequence ATGACGAAAAAAAGATGTATCGTTACTGGCGGAGCCGGGCTCATAGGCTCCAATCTCATTCAAGAACTCAATCGACAAGGGATTGAGGATATTCTTGTGGTGGATCATTTAGGAACCTCCTCCAAATGGAAAAATCTGATCGGAAAAAAATATTCCGATTATCTGGAAAAGGAAAATTTTTTAGACTCTTCCGTTCGCTCTTCTTTGTTAAAAGATTATGATGTCTTATTTCACTTGGGAGCTTGTTCTTCCACGACTGAAACAGACGCTTCCTACCTGATCAAAAATAATTTCGAATATACGAAACTTCTCGCAAACGAATCCCTAAAAAGTGGAGTTCGATTCATATACGCTTCCTCGGCGGCGACGTACGGAGACGGCGCGAATGGATACGACGATAAGGCTCCCATCGATTCTCTCAAACCCTTGAATATGTACGGATATTCGAAACACATGTTTGATTTGTACGCTCATAAACACGGTCTTTCAAACAAAATTACCGGAATTAAATACTTCAATGTGTTCGGATATGGAGAAGGACATAAAGAGGATATGAGAAGCGTTGTTCTAAAGGGATACGAACAGATCAAAAAGGAAGGCAAAATTCGTCTTTTTAAATCCTATAAAACCGAGTACAAGGACGGAGAACAAAAAAGAGATTTTTTATACGTAAAGGACGCCGCAAAAATTACCGCCTATTTAGCGTTTGGCGATCATGGAGGATTGTACAATCTCGGAAGAGGAATCGCTGAAACGTGGAACGATTTAGTCTCTGCGATCTTTGATACTTTAAAACTTCCTAAGAATATAGAATATATCGAAATGCCTGAAGCCCTAAAGGCGAAATACCAATACTACACTTGCGCCGATACGACAAAACTCTTAAAAACAGGATATTCTGAAGGGTTTACTCAGTTGAAGGAAGCTGTGAGAGAATATGTAACCCTCCTCCAAGAGGAAGAGGGCACATAA
- a CDS encoding ArsR/SmtB family transcription factor, whose product MSKEKSALKKNQLESAIRGIKGIAHPDRLQILFFLSQKEHSVGELVDLLGISQSAASQHLSKMKINGILSSRKESNQVFYYLKDGKYKDLIRTIIKIYG is encoded by the coding sequence ATGTCCAAAGAAAAATCAGCATTAAAGAAAAACCAATTGGAGTCAGCAATTCGCGGAATTAAGGGGATCGCTCACCCTGACCGTTTGCAGATTCTTTTCTTTCTGTCTCAAAAAGAACACAGTGTAGGCGAGCTTGTGGATTTACTGGGAATCAGCCAATCGGCGGCTTCTCAGCACCTTAGTAAGATGAAAATCAACGGAATTCTTTCCAGTAGAAAAGAATCCAACCAAGTTTTCTATTACCTAAAAGACGGAAAATATAAGGACCTAATCCGTACAATCATTAAAATCTACGGTTAA